In a genomic window of Punica granatum isolate Tunisia-2019 chromosome 6, ASM765513v2, whole genome shotgun sequence:
- the LOC116211083 gene encoding uncharacterized protein LOC116211083 — protein MVGRCRRGANVNVVPVKRDLRDVKVDELRRQVRQLQQQLERLQATNRNEQYHGSEIHEEDEEENPFHEESDSSNERASLRHYGHEDYSVKVDILDFKGHLNPEDFINLLATVELVFKYKSIPEDKKVKLVAIKLKKHSSIWWENLTRRRARERKRQIATWEKMKRELKKKFLLTNYVQDIFCRIYDFKQDELTAEEYIAEFEQLLMKGDVVEPEEQTIARYLSGLRFEIRNIVQLQPYWTFEDVVKLAVRVEKQLKEKGAHKILGKEGVLNQIVSLVEEDDGEPIYDSYPSKQNEVDHEEITNGDQGEAFVVQRILRADHVEDDKWLRHNIFHTQCTSHGKICTVIIDSGSCENVVSTTMMEKLQLTVEKHPESYKLSWLKKGNDVCVDKRCLVQFSIGRHYKDEVLCNVVPMDACHLLLGGPWLYDQRVIYDGFKNTYSFAKDGVEITLGPCKMENKSSPRMEMGVHFFPSLNFFI, from the exons ATGGTTGGACGTTGTCGTCGAGGTGCGAACGTCAATGTGGTTCCTGTCAAGCGTGATCTTCGTGATGTCAAAGTGGATGAGTTGAGGAGGCAAGTGCGACAACTCCAACAACAACTTGAGCGTCTTCAAGCTACAAACCGTAATGAGCAGTATCATGGTTCGGAAATCCATgaagaggatgaggaggagaaTCCTTTTCATGAGGAGTCCGACTCATCCAATGAGAGGGCTTCTCTTCGACATTATGGTCATGAAGACTATAGTGTGAAAGTTGATATTCTCGACTTTAAAGGTCACTTGAATCCGGAAGACTTTATCAATTTGTTGGCAACGGTCGAACTTGTTTTCAAATACAAAAGCATTCCGGAGGACAAGAAGGTTAAGTTGGTGGCCATCAAGTTGAAGAAACATTCCTCAATTTGGTGGGAGAACTTGACGAGGCGAAGGGCTCGTGAACGGAAAAGGCAGATTGCGACATGGGAAAAGATGAAGAGGGAACTAAAGAAAAAGTTCCTTCTCACCAATTACGTGCAAGATATATTTTGTCGCATCTACGATTTTAAGCAAGATGAGCTAACCGCGGAGGAATATATTGCTGAATTCGAGCAGCTCTTGATGAAAGGTGACGTAGTGGAGCCGGAGGAGCAAACTATTGCTCGATATCTTAGTGGTCTTAGATTCGAGATTCGGAACATCGTCCAACTACAGCCATATTGGACCTTTGAGGATGTTGTTAAGTTGGCGGTTCGCGTGGAAAAGCAACTAAAGGAGAAAGGTGCTCACAAGATCTTAGGTAAAGAAGGAGTTCTTAACCAA ATTGTTTCTCTCGTGGAGGAAGATGATGGAGAACCGATCTATGACTCCTATCCTAGCAAGCAGAATGAGGTTGATCATGAAGAGATTACTAATGGCGATCAAGGAGAGGCTTTCGTTGTGCAACGCATCTTAAGGGCTGACCATGTGGAAGATGACAAGTGGCTCCGTCATAACATCTTTCAcacccagtgtacgtcgcacGGGAAAATTTGTACGGTAATTATTGATAGTGGGAGCTGTGAGAATGTTGTTTCCACTACTATGATGGAAAAGTTGCAGCTCACGGTGGAGAAACATCCCGAGTCATACAAGCTCTCTTGGCTCAAGAAAGGTAACGATGTTTGCGTCGACAAACGTTGTTTGGTCCAATTCTCGATTGGACGACACTACAAGGATGAGGTTCTTTGCAACGTGGTTCCTATGGATGCATGCCATCTACTCCTTGGAGGGCCTTGGCTATATGATCAAAGAGTTATTTATGATGGGTTCAAGAACACTTATTCCTTTGCCAAGGATGGTGTTGAAATCACCTTGGGACCTTGTAAAATGGAGAATAAATCAAGTCCTCGAATGGAGATGGGAGTTCACTTCTTTCCAAGTCTCAATTTCTTCATATAA